The Salinibacterium sp. M195 genome includes a window with the following:
- a CDS encoding NAD(P)-dependent oxidoreductase has protein sequence MTTSASTHPAPQPTRKRVCIVGISGKLGQYLAAHALERGYEVVGVCRPKSVAKLEHFGDRITVIPGETSDRNVIERAVAGCAAVLTVLAPWGVRDYSSRTAQAVMDFAPTGARVVFSCGWHVRASAADTYSRRFLATVAIASWLAKLVRAVDIADQTRAAECIFASDTRWTLVRGSDLEEGESEGLPVWSSAVGSPILESNLTRRTDFALFMVEAITNDALIGQAPAIVGCRSESALVHASSVRTDLI, from the coding sequence ATGACCACGTCAGCCAGCACTCACCCCGCACCCCAACCAACTCGCAAGCGAGTGTGCATCGTTGGGATCTCCGGAAAGCTCGGCCAGTACCTCGCCGCTCACGCCCTTGAGCGCGGTTACGAGGTCGTCGGCGTGTGCCGCCCGAAGAGTGTCGCAAAACTTGAGCACTTTGGTGATCGCATCACGGTCATTCCGGGAGAGACCTCCGACCGCAACGTCATCGAGCGCGCCGTCGCGGGTTGCGCTGCCGTTCTCACGGTGCTCGCCCCCTGGGGTGTGCGGGATTACTCCTCGCGCACCGCACAAGCGGTCATGGACTTCGCGCCGACGGGCGCGCGCGTAGTCTTCTCCTGCGGCTGGCATGTGCGCGCGAGCGCGGCCGATACCTACTCGCGCCGCTTCCTTGCGACCGTGGCCATCGCATCCTGGCTAGCCAAGCTCGTGCGCGCCGTCGACATCGCTGATCAGACTCGCGCTGCCGAGTGCATCTTCGCTAGCGACACCCGTTGGACGCTCGTGCGAGGCAGCGATCTCGAAGAGGGCGAGAGCGAGGGCCTGCCCGTCTGGAGCTCCGCCGTCGGTTCGCCGATCTTGGAGAGTAACCTCACGCGCCGCACCGACTTCGCCCTCTTCATGGTGGAGGCAATCACCAATGACGCCCTCATTGGGCAAGCGCCAGCGATTGTCGGATGCCGCAGCGAGTCCGCTCTCGTCCACGCCTCGTCAGTGCGTACAGACCTTATCTAG
- a CDS encoding TetR/AcrR family transcriptional regulator, which translates to MAQTNRARPPKKRAPITREAVLAAALELADSEGAEALTMRKLADRIGVEAMSIYYHVPNKEAILTGLVDLVFAEIELPTTERGWRAAMHDRAVSARAVLVRHRWAIGLMDSRRDPGLATLRHHDAVIGALRAGGFSIAGAAHAFSALDSYIYGFVLQELSLPFDTSEELTEVAEGIVTEMPVGEFPHLTEMAAGHALLPGYSYANEFEIGLDLILDSLEQRLPLPGWGEAGTSR; encoded by the coding sequence GTGGCACAGACCAATCGAGCCCGTCCACCGAAAAAGCGCGCGCCGATCACCCGCGAGGCAGTACTCGCCGCCGCCCTCGAACTCGCCGACTCCGAAGGCGCCGAAGCCCTCACTATGCGCAAACTCGCCGATCGCATCGGCGTGGAAGCGATGTCGATTTACTACCACGTGCCCAACAAAGAGGCGATCCTCACGGGCCTCGTCGACCTCGTCTTCGCCGAAATCGAGCTTCCGACAACCGAACGCGGATGGCGGGCTGCCATGCACGACCGCGCGGTTTCCGCCCGCGCGGTGCTCGTGCGCCACCGCTGGGCCATCGGCCTCATGGACTCACGTCGAGACCCCGGGCTCGCCACTCTTCGCCACCACGACGCGGTCATCGGCGCGCTCCGTGCTGGTGGCTTCTCCATCGCCGGAGCCGCCCACGCTTTCTCGGCACTAGACAGCTACATCTACGGCTTCGTGCTTCAAGAGCTCAGCCTGCCGTTCGACACCTCAGAAGAACTCACCGAGGTCGCCGAGGGAATCGTCACCGAGATGCCGGTCGGCGAATTTCCACACCTCACCGAAATGGCCGCAGGCCACGCACTGCTGCCCGGGTATAGCTACGCCAACGAATTTGAGATCGGTCTCGACCTCATCCTCGACTCTCTTGAACAGCGCCTGCCTCTGCCCGGCTGGGGCGAAGCAGGCACGAGCCGCTAG
- a CDS encoding MalY/PatB family protein, with protein MTSNAEQWNALTPELLRSRGSNKWTAPEGELLCAGVAEMDFGTAPAVLDEWASIAERIEFGYPNESVALEMSAATAKWHQEQYGWNVAAADVHPLADVIKGLELAILEFSKPGAPVIVPTPAYMPFLMLPKMFGRELIESPMLRGEDGSFSIDLADVARHFAAGANLFVLANPGNPTGKVFTAEELSALADVADAHGARVFSDEIHSPLTLFGTKHVPLASVSDAGARVAITATSTSKAFNLPGLKCAQIILSNDADRTLWETIGWMASHGASTPGMRLNTAAYLGGEPWLGEVREYIEGNIEYARAALAELLPEARMAPMQGTYLAWLDLRAYSDEPELADMLAEKAGIRVNGGVGYGAVGAGHIRMNLATSRPILERIIRQLAAALTA; from the coding sequence ATGACCAGTAACGCCGAACAGTGGAACGCCCTCACCCCCGAATTGCTCCGCAGCCGGGGCAGCAACAAGTGGACCGCACCCGAAGGTGAACTGCTGTGTGCCGGCGTTGCCGAGATGGACTTTGGCACGGCACCTGCTGTGCTCGACGAATGGGCCTCGATCGCCGAGCGCATCGAGTTCGGGTACCCGAATGAGTCAGTTGCTCTCGAGATGAGCGCGGCAACCGCGAAATGGCACCAAGAGCAGTACGGCTGGAACGTGGCTGCCGCAGACGTTCACCCGCTCGCTGACGTTATCAAGGGGCTAGAGCTTGCCATCCTTGAGTTCAGTAAGCCTGGTGCGCCAGTGATCGTGCCGACACCCGCGTACATGCCATTCCTCATGCTGCCGAAAATGTTCGGCCGCGAGCTCATTGAGTCGCCCATGCTGCGCGGCGAAGACGGCAGTTTCTCGATTGACCTCGCCGACGTAGCTCGTCACTTCGCTGCGGGCGCGAACCTTTTCGTTCTCGCTAACCCCGGCAACCCCACTGGCAAGGTTTTCACGGCTGAGGAGTTGTCGGCGCTCGCCGATGTCGCTGACGCTCACGGGGCCCGTGTCTTCAGCGACGAGATCCACTCGCCGCTCACCCTGTTCGGCACGAAGCACGTGCCGTTGGCCAGTGTCTCGGATGCCGGAGCGCGCGTCGCGATCACCGCGACCAGCACATCGAAGGCCTTCAATCTGCCCGGGCTCAAGTGTGCGCAAATTATCCTGAGCAACGACGCCGACCGCACCCTCTGGGAAACAATCGGCTGGATGGCGTCGCACGGTGCCAGCACTCCCGGAATGCGGCTCAACACGGCCGCCTATCTTGGCGGCGAGCCGTGGCTTGGCGAAGTGCGCGAGTACATAGAAGGCAATATCGAGTATGCGCGGGCGGCGCTCGCCGAACTCCTGCCCGAGGCACGCATGGCTCCGATGCAGGGCACTTACCTGGCGTGGCTCGACTTGCGAGCCTATTCGGATGAGCCAGAACTTGCCGACATGCTGGCCGAGAAGGCGGGCATCCGGGTCAATGGCGGTGTCGGTTATGGTGCGGTCGGTGCTGGCCACATCCGCATGAATCTGGCGACGTCCCGCCCCATTCTGGAACGCATCATTCGGCAGCTTGCTGCGGCGCTGACGGCCTAG
- a CDS encoding PHP domain-containing protein — translation MRNTPIDLHTHSAVSDGTETPTQLIRSAKRAGLGTVALTDHDSTAGWQEAISAAAVSGIDVIPGMELSTNYGPASVHVLAYLFDPLDRTIVTETARIRDGRLRRAERIVDKISQDYDLTWDDVLAESSDGTTLGRPHIADALVRKGHVANRSAAFESILHWQGGYYEKYYAPSPLEGVKMIVAAGGVPVLAHPAAHGKYRQLTGSVIKSLADEGLFGLEVNHRDNSPEGREFLLELCAKYGLEATGASDYHGMGKPNQLAENTTEPEVLEKIIARATGSKPFIVGASS, via the coding sequence ATGCGCAACACACCGATCGACCTGCACACCCATAGTGCGGTGTCTGACGGCACCGAGACACCTACTCAGCTGATTCGGTCTGCCAAACGAGCAGGGCTTGGCACTGTCGCGCTCACCGACCACGATTCCACAGCAGGTTGGCAGGAGGCGATCTCGGCTGCCGCTGTCTCGGGGATTGACGTAATTCCGGGCATGGAGCTGAGTACCAACTATGGGCCAGCCAGCGTGCATGTGCTCGCGTACCTGTTCGACCCCCTCGACCGCACGATTGTGACCGAAACTGCGCGTATCCGCGACGGCCGTCTTCGCCGTGCTGAGCGCATTGTCGACAAGATTTCGCAGGATTACGACCTGACGTGGGATGACGTGCTCGCCGAATCGTCTGACGGCACGACGCTGGGGCGCCCCCATATCGCGGATGCACTCGTGCGCAAAGGTCACGTAGCCAACCGCAGCGCGGCCTTTGAGAGCATCCTGCACTGGCAGGGCGGGTATTACGAGAAGTACTACGCTCCGAGTCCGCTCGAGGGCGTGAAAATGATTGTTGCCGCCGGGGGAGTGCCCGTGCTCGCGCATCCCGCCGCCCACGGAAAGTACCGCCAACTCACCGGTTCCGTTATCAAGTCGCTTGCCGACGAGGGGCTATTCGGGCTGGAAGTGAACCACCGCGATAATTCCCCGGAAGGCCGCGAATTTTTGCTCGAACTCTGCGCCAAATATGGGCTGGAAGCTACCGGCGCCAGTGACTATCACGGCATGGGGAAACCCAATCAGCTCGCCGAAAACACCACAGAGCCAGAAGTGCTCGAAAAGATTATTGCGCGCGCGACCGGCTCGAAGCCGTTCATCGTCGGCGCCAGCAGTTAA